The Synergistota bacterium genome has a window encoding:
- a CDS encoding HD domain-containing protein: MKCVPVTRLEEGMVVGKTVYTSDGRPLLRRGMVLEKRHIERLLKIGIPVIYIEEKMIEDIKAEDLILDKVRTMAIQEARRIVLKVRREGRFYNRKISEIDISEDLERVKSIVNSLLQEVFRTKQAVYSFIDIRSLDDFLYGHMVNTTVLGMMTGLTLGYKTDKLFCLGLGLFMHDIGKAFLDDAILSVQKLLEEEKNPLIRRHPVTGYELLKNAQGVSLLSAHVVYQHHERLDGKGYPRGLSGSQIHELAKVAAVVNVYDILVSGSPFQSRVKPNEAVEALMAMSGTFFDKEIVEAFLKNVAVYPIGTTVRLSTGEIAVVSQVKRGLPMRPVVKIIKSSEGKELDLPVELDLSTEPSITIEEVIE; encoded by the coding sequence GTGAAGTGTGTTCCTGTAACGCGGCTTGAAGAGGGTATGGTTGTTGGTAAGACGGTTTATACATCGGATGGGAGACCCCTTTTAAGAAGGGGGATGGTTCTTGAGAAGAGACATATAGAGAGGCTTCTTAAGATAGGTATACCAGTTATATATATAGAGGAAAAGATGATAGAGGATATAAAGGCGGAGGATCTTATACTGGACAAGGTTAGAACTATGGCGATTCAAGAAGCGCGAAGAATAGTTCTTAAGGTTAGGAGAGAGGGGAGATTTTATAACAGGAAGATTAGCGAAATAGATATAAGTGAGGATCTTGAACGAGTCAAATCTATCGTTAACTCACTTCTCCAGGAAGTTTTCAGGACAAAGCAGGCGGTATATAGCTTCATAGATATCAGAAGCTTGGATGACTTTCTTTATGGACATATGGTAAATACGACGGTATTAGGCATGATGACTGGCTTAACGCTTGGCTATAAGACGGACAAGCTGTTCTGTCTTGGATTGGGGCTTTTCATGCATGACATAGGTAAGGCTTTCCTCGATGATGCGATCCTTTCCGTCCAAAAGCTGCTTGAGGAGGAAAAAAATCCCCTTATAAGGAGGCATCCGGTTACTGGATATGAGCTTCTTAAAAACGCTCAGGGGGTTTCTCTTCTTTCTGCTCATGTGGTTTATCAGCATCACGAGAGGCTGGATGGAAAAGGATATCCACGGGGTTTATCCGGTTCCCAAATTCATGAACTTGCTAAGGTCGCTGCTGTTGTCAATGTCTATGATATCCTCGTTTCCGGATCCCCTTTTCAATCCAGAGTTAAGCCCAACGAGGCGGTGGAGGCTTTAATGGCGATGTCAGGCACCTTCTTCGATAAAGAAATCGTTGAAGCTTTCTTGAAAAATGTTGCTGTGTATCCTATTGGAACCACGGTAAGACTGTCTACTGGTGAAATAGCTGTCGTCTCTCAGGTAAAAAGAGGGCTCCCTATGAGGCCTGTGGTTAAGATAATTAAGAGTTCCGAAGGGAAGGAACTTGATCTTCCGGTTGAGCTTGATCTTTCAACGGAGCCCAGCATAACGATAGAGGAAGTGATAGAGTGA
- a CDS encoding YraN family protein: MRNNGASAEERSASYLREKGLKILERNYNTRFGEIDIVARDGDTIVFVEVKSRKRGKAESSFTSLKARRFYKAAMIYLASKGWLDLPFRFDLIAISGVSLTHYKNILGEGGIIVG; encoded by the coding sequence GTGAGAAATAATGGAGCGAGCGCTGAGGAGAGATCTGCTTCTTACCTCAGGGAAAAGGGACTTAAGATTTTAGAGAGGAACTATAACACCCGTTTTGGAGAGATAGATATAGTTGCAAGGGATGGAGATACCATAGTATTCGTTGAGGTAAAAAGCAGGAAAAGAGGAAAAGCCGAGAGCTCTTTTACCTCTCTTAAGGCAAGAAGATTTTATAAAGCTGCCATGATATATCTTGCGTCTAAGGGCTGGCTTGATTTGCCCTTTAGATTTGATCTTATTGCCATATCTGGGGTGAGTCTAACTCACTACAAGAATATCTTAGGAGAGGGTGGTATCATAGTTGGTTAG
- the dprA gene encoding DNA-processing protein DprA, translating to MDDRLALLALNLVDGLGPRRIYALVAYFGSPLTVWEADISDLKGVPGIGSKLAEAIVKARRSGLFEKELELLEKEDIGFLTTLDDEYPSMLREIELPPPVLYLKGEISNDRKLAIVGTRRPTQYGRKIAHSFSKELASRGIGIVSGLARGIDSEAHKGALEGGGKTYAVLGSGLLNVYPPELKELASDIALNGALISEFPLRCPPFSWNFPRRNRVISGLSEGVLVVEAPLKSGAMITASFALDQGRDVYAVPGSIFSPKSKGPNLLIGEGAKPILGFEDLLEEFGVSLDSFDKSAKDSDLSAEERRFLDKLPLGEVLSLDVLFYNESAYGWTVLTLLEIKGYIRRVEGGRIIRLR from the coding sequence ATGGATGATAGGTTAGCCCTGCTTGCTCTCAACCTTGTTGATGGTTTAGGGCCTCGCAGGATCTATGCTTTAGTGGCTTATTTTGGGTCTCCATTAACGGTGTGGGAAGCGGACATCTCGGATCTGAAAGGCGTTCCGGGAATAGGAAGCAAGCTTGCGGAGGCTATTGTGAAGGCCAGGAGGAGTGGGCTTTTTGAGAAGGAGCTTGAGCTGCTTGAAAAGGAAGATATAGGCTTTCTGACGACCCTTGACGATGAATATCCTTCCATGCTGAGGGAAATAGAGTTACCTCCCCCTGTTTTATACCTTAAGGGTGAGATTTCTAATGATAGAAAACTGGCGATTGTGGGAACAAGAAGGCCTACGCAATATGGTAGAAAAATCGCGCATAGCTTTTCAAAAGAGCTTGCATCTCGGGGGATAGGGATAGTTAGCGGACTTGCTCGTGGAATAGATTCGGAAGCTCATAAGGGAGCATTGGAGGGAGGAGGGAAAACCTATGCAGTTTTGGGTTCTGGACTGCTTAACGTGTATCCTCCGGAGCTTAAGGAGTTAGCGAGCGATATAGCGCTTAACGGAGCTTTAATAAGTGAGTTTCCTCTGCGTTGTCCACCTTTCTCGTGGAACTTCCCGAGAAGGAATAGAGTAATAAGTGGACTTTCAGAAGGAGTACTTGTGGTTGAGGCTCCATTAAAGAGCGGTGCTATGATAACCGCCTCGTTTGCGCTGGATCAAGGGAGAGATGTCTATGCGGTTCCGGGAAGTATCTTTTCCCCAAAAAGTAAGGGACCGAATCTGCTCATAGGGGAAGGAGCTAAGCCTATTTTAGGATTTGAGGATCTGCTCGAGGAATTTGGAGTTTCTCTCGATAGTTTTGATAAAAGCGCTAAGGATTCTGATCTTTCTGCCGAAGAGCGGAGATTTCTCGACAAATTACCGCTTGGAGAGGTTTTATCGCTCGATGTCTTGTTTTATAATGAGAGTGCTTATGGTTGGACCGTTTTAACTTTGCTTGAGATTAAGGGGTATATAAGGAGGGTAGAGGGAGGAAGGATAATTCGTCTCCGTTAA
- a CDS encoding tyrosine recombinase XerC: MRLDFALDDFLREFRSLKGYSEHTIRAYAADICDFLNFLEERGLALSRESLWEYRNELSSRGYSKSSLSRKLSSLRAFLKFLRQKGYLKESLEVFLKNPRSGKLLPKALSKEEVEKLIESASDVRERAIVEFLYATGVRVGELVSLNWSDIDWENEMVRVIGKGGKERIVPIGSKAIEALKTYGAHVGMKGPLFKNRGGGRLSSRSVERIIKSLALKAGFSKEITPHTLRHSFATHMLEGGADLRVVQELLGHSNLATTQIYTRITLSRMKEVYDLAHPRS; this comes from the coding sequence ATGAGGCTTGATTTCGCGTTAGATGATTTTTTAAGGGAGTTTCGCTCTCTTAAGGGGTATTCGGAGCATACTATCCGGGCTTATGCTGCAGACATATGTGATTTTTTAAATTTTTTAGAAGAGCGAGGCTTGGCTCTTAGCAGGGAGTCGCTATGGGAGTATAGGAATGAGCTTTCCTCCCGAGGGTATAGTAAGAGTAGCTTATCAAGAAAGCTCTCTTCGCTTAGGGCTTTCTTGAAGTTTTTAAGGCAGAAGGGGTATCTTAAAGAGTCGCTTGAGGTTTTTTTAAAGAACCCGCGCTCAGGTAAGCTTCTTCCCAAGGCTTTGTCAAAGGAGGAAGTAGAAAAACTGATAGAGTCAGCTTCGGATGTGAGAGAAAGAGCAATCGTTGAGTTTCTATATGCTACGGGTGTTAGAGTTGGGGAGTTGGTTTCGCTTAACTGGAGCGACATAGATTGGGAAAATGAGATGGTAAGGGTTATAGGTAAAGGTGGCAAGGAGAGGATCGTTCCGATAGGTTCCAAAGCTATAGAGGCTTTAAAGACTTATGGAGCACATGTTGGTATGAAAGGTCCACTTTTTAAAAATAGAGGGGGAGGAAGGCTGAGCTCAAGAAGCGTTGAGAGAATAATAAAGAGTCTTGCTCTTAAGGCTGGGTTTAGCAAAGAAATAACTCCACATACTTTAAGACATTCCTTTGCCACGCATATGCTTGAGGGGGGGGCAGATCTACGTGTGGTTCAGGAGCTTTTAGGGCATTCTAACCTTGCTACTACGCAAATCTACACTCGAATTACATTAAGCAGGATGAAGGAGGTGTACGACCTTGCCCACCCGAGAAGTTAG
- the trmFO gene encoding methylenetetrahydrofolate--tRNA-(uracil(54)-C(5))-methyltransferase (FADH(2)-oxidizing) TrmFO, protein MKEVYIVGGGLAGSEAAWQLAKRGFKVVLFEMRPKVMTPAHKTGYLGELVCSNSLGAQGLETASGLLKEELRLLGSLILECAYASRVPAGKALAVDREKFAREITERVSSHPKIEIIREEIGEIPEDVEVIIATGPLTSPSLAGALKKLLGQDYLYFYDAVSPIVTYESLNMERIFKASRYGIGEDYLNCPMTKEEYEAFWEALISAERHPLHPFENPKYFEGCLPIEVIASRGKETLLYGPLKPVGLVDPRTGRTPYAVVQLRRENAEGTLYNLVGFQTNLKWGEQKRVFRMIPGLENAEFVRYGVMHKNIFINSPTLITSSLRLKKDPRIIFAGQIVGVEGYMESTAMGLVAALSVISEGKIVFPPESMIGSLLRYITSSSPRTFQPMNANFGILPPLSERVKNKKIKRLKLSERALKSLTNWWKSLQY, encoded by the coding sequence TTGAAAGAGGTTTATATTGTAGGCGGGGGTCTTGCTGGAAGTGAGGCTGCGTGGCAGCTGGCTAAGCGCGGCTTTAAAGTTGTTTTATTTGAGATGAGACCTAAGGTTATGACTCCCGCCCACAAAACAGGGTATCTTGGAGAACTGGTATGCAGTAATTCCCTTGGAGCTCAGGGATTAGAAACCGCATCAGGGCTTCTTAAGGAAGAGCTCAGGCTTTTAGGGTCCCTTATTCTTGAGTGTGCCTATGCATCAAGGGTGCCTGCAGGCAAGGCTCTTGCGGTCGATCGCGAAAAATTCGCGCGGGAGATAACCGAAAGAGTAAGTTCTCATCCTAAGATAGAGATAATAAGAGAGGAGATTGGAGAAATACCGGAGGATGTGGAGGTTATAATCGCTACGGGTCCTTTGACTTCTCCTTCTTTGGCGGGGGCCCTTAAAAAGCTTCTGGGGCAGGATTATCTCTATTTTTACGATGCAGTTTCTCCTATAGTTACTTATGAGTCTCTTAACATGGAGAGGATTTTCAAGGCTTCGAGATATGGAATCGGCGAGGATTATCTCAACTGCCCCATGACGAAGGAGGAGTATGAGGCCTTTTGGGAGGCTCTCATCAGCGCTGAGAGGCATCCATTGCATCCCTTTGAGAATCCAAAATATTTTGAGGGATGCTTGCCCATAGAAGTTATAGCCTCGAGGGGTAAGGAAACCCTTCTTTACGGTCCTCTTAAGCCCGTGGGGCTTGTAGATCCCCGCACGGGTAGGACTCCTTATGCTGTAGTTCAGCTCAGAAGGGAAAACGCTGAGGGAACCCTTTATAATCTCGTTGGTTTTCAGACTAACCTGAAATGGGGGGAGCAAAAAAGGGTCTTCAGAATGATACCTGGCCTTGAGAATGCTGAATTCGTGAGATATGGCGTTATGCACAAAAATATATTTATAAATTCTCCAACTCTTATAACTTCTTCCTTGAGACTTAAGAAAGATCCACGAATAATATTTGCAGGGCAAATAGTAGGTGTTGAGGGATATATGGAGTCAACTGCAATGGGGTTGGTAGCAGCTTTAAGCGTTATCTCTGAGGGGAAAATCGTCTTCCCCCCAGAAAGTATGATAGGCTCCCTTCTGAGATATATAACTTCCTCATCTCCAAGAACGTTTCAGCCAATGAATGCCAACTTTGGAATCCTTCCACCGCTTAGCGAAAGGGTAAAGAATAAGAAGATTAAAAGATTAAAACTTTCTGAAAGAGCACTGAAGAGCTTGACAAATTGGTGGAAGAGCTTACAATATTAA
- a CDS encoding flagellar hook-length control protein FliK: MSLLRLSASREVLSRLLPLKGKVIEGRVVGKAGNMPLLEVGDVVFPAESKVFLKPGSRVSLWVKGLSGNKLHLQLLSQEDIDEGFFKLGVRDTPEARLSYKFLRSLGVSFKRGDVGLLAKLISDSLDPYFSLELIRFLSLKLGFSSGLLKFLLSLGDLSSLRELILKMLLSGDESLRAFLKSIIPKVDGELSSAIANFLSKSGILKFGGLSELLLRAGEPDSVRLLGWIFLPRLLSLPSREEAWFIYLWFPLLSGERDLSIPLLKKHKALRSSKGEEEKYELILELKTLGKIRVLFYLFRGKIWITFEAENEKTLFALRRRLSELLSSLQSAGYKVGGLSSRPMVLSREIESEGLDLRI, from the coding sequence TTGAGTTTACTCAGGTTAAGTGCGTCGCGTGAGGTTCTAAGCAGGCTTTTACCGCTTAAAGGGAAGGTTATAGAGGGGAGGGTCGTTGGCAAGGCGGGAAATATGCCTCTGCTTGAAGTAGGTGATGTCGTTTTTCCTGCGGAAAGTAAAGTTTTTCTTAAGCCGGGGAGCAGGGTCTCTCTATGGGTGAAGGGGCTATCAGGGAATAAGCTTCATCTTCAGCTTCTCTCTCAGGAAGATATTGATGAGGGATTTTTTAAGCTTGGCGTTAGGGATACCCCGGAAGCGAGACTCTCATATAAGTTTTTAAGATCTCTTGGGGTTAGTTTTAAGAGGGGAGATGTTGGACTCTTAGCGAAGCTTATTTCAGACAGCTTGGATCCATATTTTTCGCTTGAACTTATTAGATTTTTATCGCTTAAGCTTGGTTTTTCATCCGGGTTGCTGAAGTTTCTTCTCAGCCTTGGGGATCTTTCGAGCTTGAGAGAGCTCATCCTTAAAATGTTGCTCTCTGGAGATGAAAGTCTACGGGCTTTTCTTAAATCCATAATTCCTAAAGTTGATGGGGAGCTTTCAAGTGCTATAGCGAACTTTCTTTCCAAGAGTGGGATCTTGAAGTTTGGAGGACTGAGCGAGCTTTTGCTTAGAGCTGGAGAACCGGATTCCGTTAGGCTTCTGGGGTGGATATTCTTGCCAAGGCTTTTAAGCTTGCCATCAAGGGAAGAAGCATGGTTCATATATCTCTGGTTTCCTCTGCTTTCTGGGGAAAGAGATCTATCAATACCGCTTCTTAAAAAGCATAAGGCTTTAAGATCTTCAAAGGGAGAGGAAGAAAAGTATGAGCTTATACTTGAGCTTAAAACCCTTGGAAAGATAAGGGTGCTCTTTTACCTCTTTAGAGGTAAGATATGGATAACATTTGAAGCTGAAAATGAAAAGACATTATTCGCTTTAAGAAGAAGGCTTTCGGAGCTACTTTCCAGTCTTCAATCTGCAGGCTATAAGGTAGGAGGTCTGTCATCAAGGCCCATGGTCCTAAGCCGGGAAATCGAAAGCGAGGGGTTGGATTTAAGAATATGA
- a CDS encoding DUF494 family protein has translation MEEKWVRILHAREKLRLTPEAEGLLYRAIQLGILDEKRSEALLEQIMFLVPEKFREIDVRELRLIMERFVKNRDVLSILFEEERGGKALN, from the coding sequence ATGGAGGAGAAATGGGTGAGGATATTGCATGCCCGGGAGAAGCTTAGGCTAACCCCGGAGGCTGAAGGCCTTCTCTACAGGGCGATACAGCTCGGTATCCTCGATGAGAAGAGGAGCGAAGCCCTTCTTGAGCAGATAATGTTTCTCGTTCCCGAGAAGTTTAGAGAAATAGACGTAAGGGAATTAAGGCTTATAATGGAAAGATTTGTGAAAAATAGGGACGTTTTAAGCATACTTTTTGAGGAGGAGAGAGGAGGAAAGGCCTTAAATTGA
- a CDS encoding FlhB-like flagellar biosynthesis protein: MSDLRKAAALKYDEREDRAPRVIASGKGKIAEKIIEIAREYDIPIYEDPDLVELLLKVDIGDEIPPELYKAVAEVLAFIYRLREEVV; this comes from the coding sequence ATGAGTGATTTAAGGAAGGCAGCTGCCCTAAAGTACGATGAGCGCGAGGACAGGGCTCCTCGTGTGATTGCTTCGGGAAAAGGGAAAATAGCCGAGAAGATTATAGAAATAGCAAGGGAGTATGACATCCCCATATATGAGGACCCTGATCTCGTTGAGCTTCTTCTGAAGGTAGATATAGGTGATGAGATCCCGCCTGAGCTTTATAAGGCGGTGGCGGAGGTGCTTGCCTTTATATATAGGCTTAGGGAGGAAGTGGTGTAG
- a CDS encoding YifB family Mg chelatase-like AAA ATPase, producing the protein MVSYSWTVAFHGVDAVPVRVEVDVSRGLPSFNLVGLPDTVVKESKERIRSAIKNGGFSFPLSRVVVNLVPADLRKEGSHFDLPIALTLLSAIGELPELSNWLIFGELSLEGKLERTRGALLAGALAKEMGLRFIFPSSNGSEVASLADGLIAYGVSDLCDAISFLKGKSDLSPLKFKLPKGVQMEAEFDLSDVRGQAFAKKAIEISASGWHNLVMIGPPGSGKTMLAKILVSLLPPMNPEEMLEVSKIYSVSGYLQDGLITARPFRSPHHTVSEVGLCGGGSFPRPGEISLAHRGVLFLDELPEFSRRALEILRQPLEEGRVSISRAGYSAVFPARFLLVAAMNPCPCGYLGDPERECTCTPLAVRKYLSKVSGPIIDRIDMHVEVPRLKPDELIEISSKSVGETSADIRERVRTAWEIQRERFSSSLKFNSLMSPDELKKFCSLDREGKAFLRGALRDLGLTARSYGRVLKIARTIADLSGSNKVEIEHLAQALSFRLLDRKESPWMIG; encoded by the coding sequence TTGGTTAGCTACTCTTGGACAGTGGCGTTTCATGGGGTTGACGCGGTTCCCGTTAGGGTAGAAGTTGATGTTTCACGAGGGTTGCCATCTTTTAACCTCGTTGGTTTACCTGATACGGTGGTTAAGGAATCTAAAGAGCGTATAAGATCTGCTATTAAGAACGGAGGTTTTTCCTTTCCCCTAAGCAGAGTGGTCGTTAACCTTGTTCCCGCTGATCTAAGAAAAGAGGGGAGTCATTTTGACCTTCCAATAGCTTTAACGCTGCTTTCAGCGATTGGGGAGCTACCGGAGCTCTCGAATTGGCTTATATTTGGGGAACTTTCACTCGAGGGAAAGCTTGAGAGAACAAGAGGCGCCCTTCTGGCGGGGGCATTGGCTAAGGAAATGGGTTTAAGGTTCATCTTTCCCTCTTCTAATGGATCTGAGGTTGCTTCGCTTGCTGATGGGCTTATAGCTTATGGCGTTAGCGATCTTTGCGATGCTATTTCCTTCTTGAAGGGGAAGAGCGACTTAAGCCCCCTAAAGTTTAAGCTCCCCAAGGGGGTGCAGATGGAGGCGGAGTTTGATCTTTCAGATGTAAGAGGCCAAGCTTTTGCTAAAAAGGCGATTGAGATATCTGCTTCGGGTTGGCACAATCTGGTGATGATAGGGCCTCCGGGAAGTGGCAAAACGATGCTTGCGAAGATACTTGTTTCTCTTTTGCCTCCGATGAATCCGGAAGAAATGCTTGAGGTTTCAAAGATATACAGCGTTTCGGGCTACCTTCAGGATGGTTTGATAACCGCAAGACCCTTTCGCTCCCCTCATCATACGGTCAGTGAGGTTGGACTATGTGGGGGAGGAAGCTTTCCAAGGCCTGGAGAAATTTCTTTAGCCCACAGGGGTGTCCTGTTTCTCGATGAGCTTCCCGAGTTTTCAAGGAGAGCCCTTGAGATCTTGAGACAGCCCCTTGAGGAGGGAAGGGTGAGCATCTCTCGGGCGGGATACTCTGCGGTTTTTCCAGCAAGATTTCTTCTCGTAGCGGCGATGAATCCATGTCCGTGTGGATATCTCGGCGATCCTGAGAGAGAATGCACCTGCACGCCCTTGGCGGTGAGGAAGTATCTTTCTAAGGTGTCTGGTCCTATAATCGATAGGATAGATATGCATGTTGAGGTTCCAAGATTGAAGCCAGATGAGCTCATTGAGATATCTTCCAAGTCTGTTGGAGAGACAAGCGCTGATATTAGAGAGAGGGTTCGCACCGCTTGGGAAATCCAGAGGGAGAGGTTTTCAAGCTCGCTTAAGTTTAATTCTCTCATGTCTCCTGACGAGCTTAAAAAATTTTGTTCCTTAGATCGGGAGGGGAAAGCTTTCTTGAGGGGAGCTTTAAGAGATCTTGGGTTAACTGCAAGATCATATGGAAGGGTTCTTAAGATAGCCCGTACCATAGCTGATTTATCTGGATCGAATAAGGTAGAGATAGAGCATCTCGCTCAAGCTTTGTCATTCAGGCTTCTTGATAGGAAGGAAAGCCCATGGATGATAGGTTAG
- the hslV gene encoding ATP-dependent protease subunit HslV, producing MPTREVRSTTVIALRHKGESVMGGDGQVTMGDIILKGKARKVRRLYEGKVLAGFAGATADAITLLERFEGKLEEHRGNLLRAAVEMAKDWRTDKVLRRLEALLVVMDKNRLLLISGTGDVVEPDDSVVAVGSGGAYALAAAKALMRHSDLSAEEIVRESLRIASSMCIYTNENFIIEKL from the coding sequence TTGCCCACCCGAGAAGTTAGGTCCACAACGGTTATAGCCTTAAGGCATAAAGGAGAATCGGTTATGGGTGGAGATGGACAGGTTACGATGGGAGATATCATTCTGAAGGGAAAAGCGAGGAAAGTCAGGCGTCTTTATGAGGGAAAGGTTTTGGCTGGTTTTGCAGGTGCTACCGCTGATGCCATTACGCTTCTTGAAAGATTTGAAGGAAAGCTTGAGGAACACAGAGGTAATCTTCTAAGAGCTGCGGTTGAAATGGCTAAGGATTGGAGGACTGATAAAGTGCTAAGGAGGTTAGAAGCTCTTCTTGTTGTTATGGATAAGAATAGGCTTCTTTTGATTTCTGGAACGGGTGATGTGGTTGAACCAGATGATAGCGTGGTGGCAGTGGGCTCCGGGGGTGCTTACGCCCTCGCGGCAGCGAAAGCCTTGATGAGACATAGTGATCTTTCTGCAGAGGAGATAGTGAGGGAGTCTTTAAGAATAGCTTCATCAATGTGTATTTATACTAACGAGAATTTCATTATAGAGAAGCTTTAG